The genomic segment AAGGAGAGGAACATGATGGAGTAAAGCAAAAAAAAGTTGCAAGAAATAAAACTTATCAGGTATAATTTCAGCTCAAGTTTTTTCAAAATCAAACACTATTAGAATCATGCAATTTTGCACAGCTTAAAAAGTACAATCGAACGAACAAAACCAAGTGTTCACTAGCTCCAAGAACAAATCATAGCAGCATATTCTCAAATCAGGAAAAGCCAAGTTGAAGGATAAGCAGAATACTTCCATCCTGTCTGGGCAGTAAATTTGTAAGACTCAATTTGTCTACCCCAACAACTCAGGTTTCCACATGTTTCACTGGAAAGGTTGCCGTGGCCATGTGAGCGGATGCTGACATTGCGATGCTAGCCCCCCCACCCACCCTATACACCCGATTAACCCGAACAATGTATATTAGTCGTATGGCCATTCTATCCAAATGGAGGGGCATTACAGTGAACCATGGGTCCCCAATCCTATGATGGCAATCAGCCAGAACATTGCAGCACGAGGCACTTTCATAGTCCTTAAAACAATGTTGAAAGAGGCAGTTAATAAATACTAAATACAAAAAAGATCAATGTGCTCATAGTTGTCAAAGGCGAAGGCGAGAGGCGCCACCAGGCGAGACGCCCAGGCACTTACGTGCACCAGCTTTGGAAGTAAGTGCATCtaagtgaattttttttaattacttgtttaaaacaaaaAGCTCAAACCCAACCACCACCAGCAACCCAACGCCCCCATGCCGGAATCAGAATAAGAGAGTTCTGAATAGAAGAACGAGGTGATGACATCTACGTCTAAAACAACCAAAAAGACCGATTTCACATCTTTTGGATGAAGAGAAAGAAAaaattgatgttgatcaagAAAATGATGAAGACCAAGTGGATACAAGTCCAAAAGTTCTGGGGACTCTGATGATTCGATGAAAGAAGATGAACTTGATTTGGATGATTGATGAATTTTACTCATGTTACTAATTCCTATGAACttattaattgttttttattttgtatgaCATTGTGACCTAATGCGTCTTCCGCCCTTGACAACTATGTATGTGCTGAAGGAtgatatatgaatcatataaagGAAATAAATCGTGTACATATCATAACTTTAATTCATTACATAATTTACAGCTAATAAAAAAGTTGCACGCATCTAAAACGTCCATAACAAAATATTCAATGATTCAATCCAAGACAGATATGAACAATAAGtacaaaataatcaaaaaactTCTGGTACACTAAACAAAGCTTCAGATCTTCACGAATTAGAAAGGTCAACGCCTAATTCtcccataattttaaaaaacaatctGAGTTTTTAATTCTGAAAAATACGATTCGAACGACTATAATATTTCTTGAAATAGTGGCCAAAAACAAGAATATACATACGTAATCAATAACATAAACCACATAAGGTTAAAAACGAAAACCAGACAAAATACTCACCAAAACTGTCAGATCTACACCGATCAGAATGCAAAATACCATGATTTTCCATGATATTCCCAATTAAGCTCAGGAATTGAGAGATAATTAGCCGCATATACATCACAGCACACGAAAAACAAATAACATACATATACAATTACGTAAATATACAGACTGGAAAGCCGTACCTGAAACAATACCAGGGGACAGGTTGAAACTTCAAAGAAAATATCCGAGGAGGCAACTTTCGTGTGTTGCAGTGTTGTTGCGTTTAAAGAAAATCTAGGGCAAGGCAATGACCGTTTCGGACATGAGACACGTGGTGAAAAGTGAGTGGAAGTAAGTTTTAACGTATTTGGTTACGGTGGTTGTGCATGTAGCGGATCCGGATGGGATGGGTGGAAGGCTGGAAGCTGACCGTTGGCAACTAGGTAAGGTCAGATTAAGGCGTGTTTGCTTGGGAAAAGTGGAAGTATATATCtccttttaaatattaatttacgCAAAtctggatttttttttatatggcATAGTGGtttaggaatttttttttatcaaattaaTCTTATCACTAGATTCATATATCCTTGATAAAacgaatatttaaaatatacatgaatatttatttaatctTGATTCACAAAAAATTATGAAAGACTTCTAACTTTTTTTAATGGCCTCGtacttaaattattttttcaatctGCACTCATTTCTCCACTATTTAATACATCAACTTGTATATATTTTAGAGTTGAGATTGAGAAatgtcacacacacacacgcataAAACATGCATTCAAGAACTTaacattttataaaaattgCACGAACACTCTCTATATCACATGTAATGTGGCGAgttgaaatattttaatgatattttatataACAGTTATCAAAATGACAAGAGAGTAGAACTGTTGGATATAAAACTTAATTTTCTACAAGTCATATTTCGGGACGACTAGATTAGTTTGGAAGTTATATTTTATAACCAGACTTTGCAAAATCGAGCTGGATAACACATATACAATAATCAACAGTGTCCGGTTAGAATAAATAATGTCTGAACTAGTCTAACCGACCTaaaatatgatttgtagcaaattgagttttctttctaaCTGTTTGCTCGCTGATCATTTTGATTATTAATATATGAAATACTATCAAAACACTTCAATTCGGTAGATTTTTTGGTGAGACAGAAGGTCTTccgaaaatttttataaaaaaataaaagtctATGACGTGTACTTAATTTTCGAGTAgacgaatttttatctatgagacgagtcgataccaatattcacaataaaaaataatactcttagtataaaaaataatattttttcatggatgacttaaataagaaatatgtttcacaaaatacgaccgtgATATAATCTTACACCAATTTTTACCTTATTTTTCGCATTAAAAAAAGGATACGCTTTCGATATTTCAACGAGTGTTTGGTACAAATAACGCGTATATAACCCGTCAAATTTTAATCTGTTTCGGGTTGGCTTGACCCACTTTCGAATTTTTTCTCGTGGCCCGGTCTTTTCTTTTCATGCCAACTGCATTCCAATTTCCAAAGACAATTCTACCAAATTGGAAGCTCCCTGCAATGGCGACGGCGGTAAACTCCATATCTGTCACTTTCTCCCTCTACATCTTCTCCCTCTCACTCGTATGCATCGTCTATGCCTTCTCTCCTGCCGATCATTTTCTTGTAAACTGTGGCTCAAGTGCTTCCGAAACCCTGGACCCGGACCACCGAGTTTTCACCGGGGACGATTCCGGATTTCTCTTCTCGACACGGACGAGTCATTTGGTGAAAGCTGATTCACAGCTTGATTCATCCTCTCCTTTGTATCAAACAGCTAGAGCCTTCAACCGTCCAGTGCATTACGCGTTCCCGATTTCAGACCGTGGGACCCATCATTTGGTACGCCTCCATTTTCATCCACGTTTTACGAATAATTGTTGTAATTGTTTTGAGGTTGAATTCCATGTCGTGGCGAACGGATTCTTGTTGCTAAATAACTTTCGAGTGCTGAAAGGTGATGGTCTTCCCATTattaaggagtttgtgattccTGTTGAATTGGGAAAGCTGGAAATTTCGTTTATCCCGTCAGAAGATTCGAAATTCGGGTTTGTGAATGCGATAGAAGTGATATCTGCTCCGAAAGATTTGATTGCTGATGTAGCACAGTACGTTGATGGCGGAAAAGTTGAGTGGATTGATGGGTTATTGAGAAATGGGTTTGAAACTGTGCATAGAGTGAATGTCGGGGGATTTAAAGTGACACCCTTTAACGACTCTTTGTGGAGGACTTGGGTAACTGATGACAAGTACCTACAAGTGAGAGATGGTTCTGAAAAAATTCATTTTGGTGGTCGAATCCAGTATCAAATGGGTGGGGCTAGTCGAGAAGTAGGGCCTGATAATGTTTATAATACTGCTAGGATTATAAAGATCTCAGGTGATTCGACTCCAAATTCAAACATAACGCTGGCATTTGAAGTGGAGAAGGGTTATAAGTATATGGTTCGGTTGCATTTTTGCGATATAGCTAGCGTGTCCTCAGGCATGATTTATTTCAATGTGTACATTAATGGGAATTTAGCTTATGAGAATCTTGATTTGTCGGATGTTTCAAATAGACTGCTGGCTTCACCATTTTATGCCGATTTTGTGGTTGATGGGGGGATATCGGGACATTTGGTCATCAGTGTAGGGCCATCAAATATGAGCTTGCCACATGCGGTTGATGGCCTTGTCAATGGAATTGAGGTATGGAAGATGAACAATTCGATGGGCAGTTTTggtgaagaggtttctgcagaGTATGTGTGGAGGAGCTGGAGAAGGGGACATGCTGGTGTTTTACTTCCCTTGGCTGCTGCAGTATTCTTGCTGCTTACTGCCTCTGTTCTTATGGTGAGGAAAAAGAATGGTTATGTGGGATGGTCGCGCTTGCCTGTAGATGTTTCTGAAACTAGTATGAAGTTTGGCAATCAGTTCTCATCTGTTAAAGCTTGACGACCTTGTAGAATCAACATGTTTTTTTGTTCTGCACAAAAAGATTGGAATTAATGCTCTCCAGACGGTACTGTCGTGTGAAATACTGCTGCTGTCTTTTGCTGTAAGTAGTCATAACAGATGCAATTACATATTCAATATCTATTGTGTTATTTCCTTGGTGTGTATGATATGTTAACTGCTATGTATTGTAACGAATGTATTGAGATAGATATGTTGATCAGATACAAATGCTTTATCCGGTGAGTGGATATTTCTTTATGTTCCAAATGCTCTGAAGCATGGAATCTCTTTATGCAAGTATGGTAGCTGATTTTGCTTGAGATTTTACTCAGAAGCAAGCATATTATAGTAGAAGATATCAAGAAGTTGCTGATGAATTACAtctcttttattttttcgcCCTTTCAGCACAGGAATTGTTTCtaatcaaattaaattatttaggCTCACTTGATTGTAATAAGGTTGTGTCTTTGCTCCTGTCCGCGCGGTTGCAAACCCTTTTATACTCTCTCTCCGttttgtgtgtgtgcatgtTTAGAAGGATGGGGGAAATTGGGGAGAATAACATCGGTCACTCCCGCATTGTGATGAATTATATGGGGGAAAATTGATCACGGTTAGTATTTAACCTGAGGGTAGGTGCAAAAGGTTGGCTCTTTATTAGTTCGTTGTTCCCGTGTTAAATGCTTACGGTTAAGTTACGTAGGCACTCTTAAAATTTTGTTCTAAGAATATATATAGCCACAAGGTTTGAATCATGACTAGGTATCATATAAGACGGTttcgtgagacgggtcaacatcCATATTTAATTGAGTCGAATTGGAGATCAGTTTCATAAAATTGACCTATACGACTATCTCACGTAAAGTTTTTGTGTTGAATTATTACATTGATACCATTGAGATGTTAACTAAACCTCAATGTTGTTTGTACATTCGATCAAATTTTTCTAGTGTTATCATTGTTAGTGTGATCATTGTTATTGTGAAGAGCAGAAGGTATATTTCTACTTAGTGTGATCATTGCTACTCTCATCTCATGTTGGACTTTggtttatgataattaaaaaattattttacattttttgaATTGGACTTATAATTTTTGGCTGTCTTACTGCAGCCTGTCGACACCTAGCGTCCAGGTCGATTTTTATAACACTGTAATTTGCGTTCATGGTTGGTTAAACATCTCCATATTGTCCATATTGTCACTGTGTAACATGGAAAACATCTCTGGCAGAAGTTTGAATTTGTTTGCAACCATCAATCGTTTAGCATCCATTAGTCATCTTGAATGTGGTCCCTTTTTTGTCCCGTTAATCATATCATATCGGATTC from the Primulina tabacum isolate GXHZ01 chromosome 8, ASM2559414v2, whole genome shotgun sequence genome contains:
- the LOC142554300 gene encoding putative receptor-like protein kinase At5g24010, translated to MATAVNSISVTFSLYIFSLSLVCIVYAFSPADHFLVNCGSSASETLDPDHRVFTGDDSGFLFSTRTSHLVKADSQLDSSSPLYQTARAFNRPVHYAFPISDRGTHHLVRLHFHPRFTNNCCNCFEVEFHVVANGFLLLNNFRVLKGDGLPIIKEFVIPVELGKLEISFIPSEDSKFGFVNAIEVISAPKDLIADVAQYVDGGKVEWIDGLLRNGFETVHRVNVGGFKVTPFNDSLWRTWVTDDKYLQVRDGSEKIHFGGRIQYQMGGASREVGPDNVYNTARIIKISGDSTPNSNITLAFEVEKGYKYMVRLHFCDIASVSSGMIYFNVYINGNLAYENLDLSDVSNRLLASPFYADFVVDGGISGHLVISVGPSNMSLPHAVDGLVNGIEVWKMNNSMGSFGEEVSAEYVWRSWRRGHAGVLLPLAAAVFLLLTASVLMVRKKNGYVGWSRLPVDVSETSMKFGNQFSSVKA